Within the Cololabis saira isolate AMF1-May2022 chromosome 22, fColSai1.1, whole genome shotgun sequence genome, the region ACCCTGATACACACATCACTCTGGGACAGTGTAAATCTGGATTCAGAGCACCTGGCCTTTTGCCATTACTCCAGAGTTCACTCTTTATTCTCACAAGCAAACTGAAGCCTTTTTTTAAGCTTCACTGATAAGTGATTTTCTCCAGGCTGCTCGGATGTCTCTTCCAATACCTTGAGTTGTCACTGCTACCCTTTTAGGATTCAATAGCCTGTTTGTTTAGTATTTAACCCAATATTAGTTGTTTCAGGAAACTCCTTAGtcattttgtttgcttttaatgCTGCAGATCAATAATTGGACCCTTCTTTAAAAGATTAGGACCATAGGATGTCTTTaaggaaagaaaaggtagtcACTGCATCACTCAGAGTGAAATAACTTGTTACTAGTTGAAATATATTAATCACGGCAGCCTTttttctagggctgggcgatatggaccaaaagtcatatctcgatattttctagctgaatggcgatactcgatatactgtatatcgatattttttctgtgccataattggggtttcccccaaagcattatagcatagcatctctgttagcttcatttttttctgaggcaaacccttaaaaaaacagtcagttttaatacaaagcctcgtgccaaatgacACACAGGTAccgtacatttattaacagaggtctgcacaatatcaaaatgtataaaacaaatgaaataaaaataaactgcctgcatatatagaataaaaatgcttcttgaataaaataaaacaaatatccctttcctgcataacaattaaattaaaatacactgtgcaattaatacaatgtagacagtaacaggcagactttttcactgaggttgacagttgtgcaaataacaaaacatttgtgcaaatctcaaataaaacattcaagtcaatttgtcccaaaataagctatatcaaaatcgtaatttttttcaatttttttttttaatatcgatataaacgatattgtctcgtaccatatcgcgtttgaaaatatatcgatatatattaaaatctcgatatatcgcccagccctacttttttCCCTCCAAGTGCTTAAGACCTTTTGACTTGCCTAAAACGTTTTGTCTCCAGCCATCTGAAGGACTGTTGTTTTGTTGAGGTGTAGTTAGCTACGGCTGTGTGTTTTCAGCTGCTATAAATTGGCTATGTTTCCTTCTAAATAGGGGAGATCCTACACTGGTGAAGACCAATGTTGCAATCACAACAGGCTACCTCATATCTGGtaagaaaaacagattttacGCAGGTAATGTGAGCTGCTGCTCTTTAGAGACTAAGTAAACTGTTTAATGTGTACTGTGTagtgttttttcttcattgtcTTGATTTATTATACCATTAAcatgttctctctctctctctcccctctcCACTTCTGTTTTCCAGATCTGCTGCTTATATTTTACTATTGGAAGGCGATAGGCGACAAGTTTTTTGTAGTTCACCATCTGGCGGCATTGTATGCTTACTACTATGTACTGGTGAGTGCCTTATTGTCCAATAGCAGAACGTGCAGGCAAGATGGGAAGGAGACAACCAAGGGTGAACAGCTGGGCCCTCTTTAGCTGGTGCTTTGACTCATTTGGACACGACTGTCCCCATGCAGCCGTGGCTCCCgcctgttgctgtttatttaaaagTGCAAGGTAAAGTCAGCACGGTCAGTATCTGCGCTCTTGACGAAACCCAAACTTCTGAAGGACGTTTTGCCGAGGTCATCCGGAGGACTTCACTGCTTTGAGTGTAAATTCAACAGAGCAGATGTCCCGTTAAAGTGATTATCTCTTGGCATAACTCACTGGAAAGTGGTACTTTTCTGAAAGCAGGACAGCATCCACGTATTTTTCGCAAACTTCAAAATGTCCAGTTGTCCGTATACTCGGATTTCCTAGAATTAGTGGCGAATCATATATGGCTTAGAAAACGAGCAGTATGCTCTCCCTTCTTTTCCTGTCCAGCTGACAATACTGATACGTTTGAATAAATGAATCACTTCTTTGGTTTCCAACGGCTGGAAAATTatgattttaaattgttttatcagGGATTAAGTGTGAGTTTAGCAGCCAAACTTTAAAACCCTCAAATATAAGGTACTTTATTAACATCAGAGTgtataatttatacaattttttgGAAATTTGGCTTTTGCTCCATATAACCTACACTCTGTTGTCTCTAGTGGCCGTAGTTGAGGCTATCCAGCATCTCTGGTCGGCACTGTTCACCCTTGGTTCTATCCGACACCCTCCAGGTCGCCAGGATCTGTTGCATAATTACAGGAAGTGAATGACTATGGTAATTTTTGCATGGAATGCTCAGTGATGGTACTGGCTGTagacctccccctccctccctccctccctccccactCACCTTGCCCTGACAATATCTGTGCTTTCTGTTTGTTTACTGACCCCCTTTGATTTTGTACGGCTCTGGCATCAGCTGAACCGTCTCGAGCCTCAGCACAGCCGAATGCTGGACTGTAACCACTGTGTGCATGCCGGTACCTCTGCAGCGCTCCACGTAGGCAGGGTTCCTTTCTTGTTACTGTGCATGCCAGCAAACGATAATCAACTCATTTCTCACCTGCTCATCTACAGAAACTTACGCCTGTCTGTTTATTGTGGCCGGAGTCTAGTTCTgcctcctctttcttcctctAACACTCCTTTTAGGTAGACAGGCCTCTTTCGCTGGAGAATAAGTTACTTATTGCTGATGCAGATATGTAGAATATGTTACACTGTGGTGCATTCAGTCAGGTTTTCTCTCTGAGTATGAAACTATGAAATTAAATACTGCTTTAATCTTACTAAAAGTCAGTCTTTTTCCTTGTACCAATTTAATTATAGCTGACCGCAGTTGCAATGAATGCATCTGGTTCCAATGTAGTAAATGGTCTGTATTGATTTTtgtagaagaaaaaaatctcTGAAGAACATACAGCGTGCATTGCTCTGCCTCTGAATCAGATATTTGTCCAGTTTTTGCATAAAAGTAAATGTGTTACATTGCTTGGTCTAATTATGAAGATAAAAAAGAAGTATTGATGAATAGCAGCACAACAATCTGGACCTAATGTCAACAGGACAGTCGAGAGCTGCATCTCGGCTAATTTTCACaggtttgtttttcctttctaacgtggaaaacaaagtcccaaatcatcatctttttgtctcttttctttaaaataacataaatataaaaaaaggttACACATTTGGAATACAGTCCATAAAAATGAGAAGAGCTAGCACCTGTATTTAAAAGGGTCAGGGAAAGAGAGGAAGTAGGCCATACTGTTACTGGACACTCATGACTGTTTCCTGGGACCGGGTCGGAGGTTCATGTGGGAAAGCAGAACGGATGCTACACGTTAGTCTGTAGCAGCAATTAGCAAACATTTCGAGCCACACTGTTGAAGTCATATTACACTTGCTGGGAATATTACAAGAAAACTGTCTTAATTTTTGAtgtcatttgcattttattcaGTTTTGTACCCAGTCAAATTTTGTATTTGTTGtcaagattattattattattattattattattattaatgtgttGAATGTGTTTATGTTAAAATATTTATGTCCAATGGCCAGCAGACTTTATCAGCACACAGAAAATATGAACCCCAAAAAGACACATTGCCAAAATAAAGCCTCTTGTTTTCGTGtagtttagggttagggaagtATTTATCACCTAAAGACTAATAAGCTTAATTTCATGACCTTTGTTGGTAGGCTTTTATTGATGATCCGTCACAAATTACTTGATCAGAATACTATTGAAGTCAGTCacgatttatttaatagctGCTTTAACTgccttttgtgtgtgttttaactgtAGAATATATCAAAACTATTAATCCAAACTAAgtaaatatgcatgtttttttcagTCTTATAAGTGTTGCTTCTTATTTGCTTCCAGTTTATTGTggcattttacttttttttgtcttctaaTATGTGTCTGTCTCTGTGTTTCTTCGCTGACTTTAACACGAAAAGCCCCTCTTCAAACCCTACATGCCAAAACTACCAAAATCGCGTTGGGTTGTGTCATCCCCCCATTCATGCAAAAACTACCAGAGAGGTTGTGGGTCACTTACACATAGAACAGGTCTTTATTCCTGTCTTGTCTGCTGTTATTGCTGTTGTGTTGTACTGAGCAGAGATGATGCCCAGTCACAGTATGGACTTACCAGTTCCTAGAGGTACCAGCATGCTGGTGCTAGGTGGGAAGTTGACATTAAAGGGTTCATAAACCGCAATGCAGATAAACCCTGTTTGTGATGCGTAGTAAGTATGCTTCAATGACCAACCTTTTGTTTCAGCCCTGATGGTAAGTATTTTATCACAGGCTGTTTGATAAATTATGACTGATGTGTTCTTTACGGGTGATTTTGGTGAAATTGGATAGTGTGATGTTTTTGAATTTGCTCTGAACTGTCATGGTCAGGTTCAGTACTGAGTTGACTTTGGAATGACTGAGTCaaacttaatttatttattttttaatcacagAACCCAATAACATTCTTTCTAATCAGAGTTTTCACTTAAAAATGATGCGACTGATGGTACAATTTCAGCCCAAATACTTTGTCTTCAAAATGTCGTGCTGATTTTGTAAGTTAAACTGGTTAAAACTTCTTGTTTCTAAGATCAACTTCTTTTGGATGATCTCTAACAGGAGAAAGTTCAGGACCTGATATTTTTCTGTAAACATGACATGTTTGGCACTTAATATTGCTTTTTACTCTGCATGGCTTTTGACTGCTCCCTCAACTAGTGGCTGGCTGGATGTTTCTATGGTTATACAACACTTACGTCATGTGCTGTGATGATATTTTCTCAATAACCTTTTTTGCTGTAATTGTTAAAGAAATAAATTGCATTGTATGTAGcactttttaattaatttcttttttgggtGAACTACAAAATTCAACAACCATTAATTTGTGCACAGTTTATTTGTGAGTAAAATGTGATAGTTACCCCAATATTTGTTGCAACAGATTAAATATGATATTAAAACACAACAAAGGATCTCCCTGTAGCTGTTATGTTAGGTTGCTTTTATGTCACTGTCTTCCTGGAGTTGCCTTTCCCACGATATCAGTTGTAGCACAAGCTTGACTAGGATGGGTTTTTAGCTGGGTTTCTTCCTGAACTCTGAAAAGTGGGAGTGGCAAGAGTGGTGCTGGAGCCgattcattttgaattaatgaaGTATTTGAGAATGACACAAAGTTCTGGATTAGTACTCAGTAACACTGTGCATCATGGTTAGTGCATGCTGTTCGTGATAATAGTTTGTGCACATTTACCCAATAACCAAATGCTGTTACTGATTGGTTTGGAGGTGTAAATGCAGAGATTTTcccttttatatttatttatttttgtactaTTTGCATATTTGGGTGGGTCTCTGTTGGATTAGCAAGGCATCCCACAAGCACCCACTAAAGAATTAAGTTGaataaaaatacagtatatgtagGCAGAAATATCAGGTATAAAAGTATTCAGCTGCCAGAATACCAAACATTTAAGTTTACCAATGTgacctttttccctctttataTGCCTAAGATGTTTAATAACTCAGTTTTAGATGCTAGCTCATTCATCAAACAGATAGATATTTAAATATTTGGTTATCAGGATTGTCATACCGTATTCTGTTCACACAGTTTTAGATTTATAGACAAATTTATTGACAGGCTTTGCTGTAAACAAATTACTTTGAGGTCTGATTTTTGCTGGAAACGGCTTTTTATTTTGTGCATCGGTTTCTTACTCTGTGAGAATGACTTTGTGTCCACAGAAAATAAAGATGATGAAGACTGAAGTAATAATCATGCACACTGTCCCTGATTGATCTGAATTTGATTAGGGGTACATGCATTTTCAGGAATTCCTCATACTCTTGCAGTATTATAATCCTTTTTGAAATATCACATGGTTATGTTTTGTTCAAATCTGTCATTTGCTATGTGATGCATTTGCTGCTGTTCAGAGATTCTGCTGACAAGTGGCATTTGTGTGGAGCATGTGATGCATCAGCTTCATGCCTGGTGATCCAGATGACTAGATGTCTTGTTTTTGTCCCTTTCATGTTTTGTTGTCTCCTTGTGCTTACCTTGTTTTTCCAGGGCCAAGGAACGTTGCCTTATTTTGCTAACTTCCGTCTGCTTGCTGAGTTTTCTACACCGTGTGTGAACCAGCGGTATGTACATGTTTACTTAAGACCCGTCCTCCCTCCCCCTCAAAAGTTGACAGAATTTCCAATACCTCAGTCTCCATTCCTTTTTTGACTTCTTTTAAACATGTTGAAAGCGTATAGTCATAGAAACCGGGTTTATGGGGCGACGTTACCCACTCAAGTCCACCTCACCCTTTTCTTTTGTATGTGATAACTTTGTTATGCCCACATCTGATGTACAGCAAGCACACAAAGATGCTGAAATGGGTTGAGATAAAAATGGGAAAGATAGATAATTCTGCTCTGATGTAGGTCTGTGATGACCCAGTATCCTAATAATTTTAACTGCACACTGAAGGCTATATTTTGATGCGTCAGTAGCTCCAGAAAAGTCACGAGATTGTGTCTTCTGAAAGATTTTGAGGTGTCTCGTCAGACACCCATACGTATGCTCTGAAGTGCAGACAAAAGTTTTGTTTCTTCCCACATGTCACCTTTTAAATGATGGATACTTGGCTACACCATCAGTTCACCTTGACCTGAGTAAAAACACCAATCAGTGTGAGAGACCCCAGCTAGGTTTTTAGAGTTGGCTTCTTGGTCAAACACGTTTCTGCAGTGAATAAACATGTTTCTGTGCTTTGGAGGCATGTCTGAAGGAAAAAGGTTTTCTTGGTTTTTgggtggttgttttttttttggctcaaaATCTCTTTGAATGGTTTTTCCAATATTTACCCCccaactatttaaatctggacTGAATGTTCAGGATgattttgtaattaattaattttgtaatttattcttatcttttgaaaaaaaaaaaagaataaataataaaaagaatacaatggagtattagggccaaactaagacaaaagaaaattggaaattacgagaataaagtcgcaaaattacgagaataaagtcatagcctaatgttacgagaataaagtcgtaatattacgactttattctcgcaacaatatgactttattcttgtaattttacaactttattctcgtaattttacgactttattctcgtaattttacaactttattctcgtaatattacgactttattctcataatattacgactttattctcgcaacattaggctatgactttattctcgtaattttacgactttattctcgtaatttccaattttcttttgtcttagtttggccctaatactccgtcgtaaaagaAAATAGTCATGGTAATAAAATTTTTTACAGATGcccaaagttgttttttttttctcgtttttttttttttttaattctttattcttatatgtatttttaataTGCTGGTTCTGCTCTCTTAAACATATGTTTTGTTTCAGTTGGTTCTTTGAGGTACTTGGTTATCCCAAAGCCTGCCGACCCAACATGGCGAATGGTGTTGCCATGGCAGTGGTCTTCTTTGTGGTCCGGATCGCCGTTATGCCAGTCTACTACAGTCGGATGTACGCTGTCTGCGGCACCGACGCCTTTTACCTGTTGCCCTGGGGCGGCCGTGTAGCCTGGATCTGCTCCAGTATCTGCTTGGACGTCATGAACATTATGTGGATGCATAAAATCGCCCGCGGCTGTTACAGGGTGCTGCAAACAGCACGGCGGAGCAAAGCTGGGACGCCTCACGAGAACGGGAAGATGGATTAAGGGAATCAGGGTGTCAGTTGTGTGGGGACAAAAAAAATGCCACAAAACAGACAAAGTGACATTACTCTTAGTGCAATCCAAATAGCAGTTTGGACCCTTTCACATCAGACTGCTTCAGTGGCAGCAAACCTCGGACTGGACGCTGCAGGACCGAATGTAAGGAGGAGagcttgtctttttttctttttttttttctgggaaAGCAGGCACAGTCACTGAGTTGTACTGATGGACCAATTAAATGGTCACCTGTAAGCCATGACATGACCTCCAAGCAATACTTTGTGTGCATGgccaattatttttttcttgaatgATTTACTAAAACAAAAGAGGTTGTCCTGGGACGAGCGGACTGTTAGTCCACCCACAAATTGTCAAAAAGTTTACCGTCCTTTACATACTAACTGCTTAACTGAAGACTTTGTCgtttttgtattaaaactgctgACTGAGTCGCAGCGGGAGAACGGGGTAATACAAGTCTGTATTTCTGAAGAAGATTTCATCGGGCGACTTCACAATGATGGTCAGTGCCATAAAATCCTCCTCAGATACCCACCGAAGAAGACTTCATTGAGACATAATTGGATCACATCAGTCGCATCCACAGAGAGTCTGAATTTTATCAATCACCCCACTCTGTCAGTGAAGccagcttttctttctttctttttttagagcTTATTTGAATTTCATAAGTTGTGGTTGCCtttgcatgttttatttaaaaaaagaagaaaaaattggTTGATTAGACTTCACATCTTCAGTTATCCATTTGTAGTTTATTTccttttgcttttttatttttttattttctggggTTAGGGCAAATGGATTGTAAGCAATTAAATAACTattatctgtttttttaatagagGGCTTCTAGAAATGTGTAAAGGGATTTCAGTGTTGATGTTTGTGTTTACACCGATATCAAGTAAAtcaataatatatttaaaatactGAGGCCATATTGACCTGTTAAGGTACACGATTAGCCTGAGAAACCGGATATTTTACAGAATGGGGCAGAGACATGTGACAAAGGTTTTTTCTGCattggttttattttacattGGGCAATGCACATTGAGGGATGAAACCTAAAGAAATAGCTGGtcgtagaaaagaaaaaacatgttaaaacaaAAGCGTTAAAGAAAAGGCTTTAATatgttttttggggttttttatcTTCCtatttatgatttttatttttttttcacagaaacTGTTGATTTTATCCCCTCGGCAACATTTGCCaataatttattttagttatttatcttttcattgaAGGAATTTGAGATTTTAGCTTGGAGAAAAAGTTCAGTACACAATATTAAGTGGTTGCTCCAGCAaattttttatgtttaaaaaaacgaaAACGCTTTTCAGTGTTTCAGAATGCTGAAGTTTTCTACAGAAAGGCTTTTGAGGATTGTAATACAAGTAGGTTCTGCCTCACGCTATGTCATTTCTACTCGCtcttaaacaaaatatttttatccttatttattcttttcattcataaaaaatattgtttttacatttagtgGACAGCAGTATATGGAAACGTGAACATTTATGTTGCAATTGTTTTCTTAATCATTGTTGGCACAATGCGGATTCATGTTAAAGCAACACTGTTGAGGAGTATATTTATTTGCTCTTGGGCGCCCCCTACAGCTGATATAAGGTCTGATCCTGCACTGTTGAAAATGCTAGTTGTGAACTGAACCCTATTCACAGAGAGCTGTACAGCTTCATCAGCTGATACCCAGAATAGGCGGCAAAGAAAGCGAAGCCTACGGCACTATAGATTACTACAGCAAGGGCTGATGAAATCCCAGCTTTCAAGGCAACAGTGTAGTTAGCTGCAATGTAGCCTTCCTGCCACATCTCCACAAATAAACATGCATCctttaaaaaaatcttgtcaTGCTCTGGTCAGAGTACCCATAAGGACTGCAAAGGACTCATCATAGCACcccaaaacaaccaaaactgagcataaaacaagcaaacaagtATAAGTGCACAGTCACTTTTACGGTGAATGAGCAGCTGGTGATTTTAAATTTACTTCCCGAAACAAAGTAAAACTCACTTGGCATGCTAAAGCCTAAACAGCATCACAGGAACGGACAGAGAAGAAGCATTTTAGTTTACAACATCAACTGGTGGTGAAATCCCAGCTTTCAACGTAGCAATGTAGTTCGCTGCAATGTAGCCTATGCGCCTTATCTGATATGCATCCTCTGAACATTTTTGCTATGCAGCAGTTAGTGAGCAAAACCATAATGATggcagcttcctagctcaataCACTAAGCAAAGCCATGATTGACAAGTATAAGAACAAAGACACTTCCACAGCCACAGTGTTAACAGACATTAGGCTACAAACTTAGAATTACCTGACAAAAAGTGAATCTTGTTGCATGACAGGAACTGATACACAGAAGACACATGTTTTTAGAACAACAAATTGCATTCATACTGACGTATATAAAGCATGTTTGCAAGATTTCCAACGATCAATAAAATAgccataaaagaaaaaaaaagacggcaTTAACTTTATTGGTACAGTATATCAAAACCACATCAAAAGCCACATGGTCAACACACAGCGAGCCAGTTACTAACAATAAGACGTTACTGACTAGTCCAGGAAGAAGATCCCTTGCTGTCCCTTATCCGGTCCTCTCCGCTTTCTTTGCCACTTCTGCCATTATGAATGTACATAAAATAGTAAGACAACTAGCTCCTTATAATCAGGCCGATCCGATGATGTTGCTGTGTGGCGTGTATTGTGCTGTAATACAATATGCGTTCGAGGGGGGTTATCTGGAGGGATCACTCCCACCTCAGAACGACTTTTGAAACTATATTTTGAAGGTAACAGTGTTGCTTTAATAATAATTCAGCAGTGATCACAGGGACAACTGAGTACACCGGGTTAATGGCAAATGTGTAATTTGTTCAGAATAAAGATTACAATCCACTAATGTAGGATTCATACTTGAATTTTCATTGTTAGATGTATCTTTACATGATCTGTACATCAAAAGCTTTTGTCAGAAGTTTAGTACTGCAGaaattaggattttttttttctttttttaagtatgCCTTGCTATGCTCAGCATTTAATTTTGTTGCCTTTGTAGAACAACATATGATTGCACAGTGAATATTTTTGTCACACCCAGCTCGTTGCAACACTGAAGATGTCATGTTGTGTACGAGTGATTTTACTTGTGTCATTTCCAAGTCTGATGCCCATCTAATGTGATTGTTTGGCCTTTTGCAATTGCAAACGTAAAAACCgagaggctttttttttaagctgctTCCTTCAGTGCTTTTGTTTTGCTATGCTTCTGAAAATATGTACGCCAGTTCTTTTTCATGGCAAATCCATACAACATCACCATAGAGAGGTATctagttttattttctgttattattattattttttaatgtttaagtCTTGGGCATGTTTCAACAGTGCAAAAGATTTTCACTTGCAAAGTGTTTTTATGGCTAGATCTGATTTATGGGGGGTGAATATCACTTAATTTCATCTTCGAAAAATAAACAGGACGTGCTGTCAATATTTCACTGGGAATTAATGGAAATAATGTGTGCAGGCTCATGCATGGTCAATATGGTTGTTGTAATGCACCTTCTATAACTGCATGTGGTATTGCATGGGGATTGCACTGCAAGCAAAATAGCATATACATTTGCAAGACCagctttggtttgttttgtttttttttcttagtacATGTACAAATGTTTACTTAAACATTATTCTTGTACTGTGCCACATATTATAATCCACAGACAATGACGATGATAACACGATACAGCAATTATCTAGTATAACATCCAGCACAGTAATAGTCATTAAGGGAATACTTGAAAGCTAATCAGCACAATTTATAACGATCTGGGCAGTACAAATAAACATTAATCTTAAAAGCATCTTGCATATTATGTGTTCCATTGTCTTTAATTTATTAATCCAACAGAaactgacaaaaacaaaaaagatgtcAAAATAAGAGAGAACCCAGTGCTGCAAAGCAGCTACAAAAATTTTTGATCTTGTCTCTGTTAAAAATACTGTTTTGAAAAACGTGTATGAATAGATGGAGTGTTTAGTGACATTCTATGAATGTACTGGAGATGAGAAAATTGTCATTTTCATTTACTCTTGACAATAAATACCAAATTAACTGCTGTGAAGTGtctcatttaataaaaaaaaaacttttttgacAACTTTGTACAGTAATGAACCTGCATTTTCACATGGGCTCTTACGCTTTGGATAGTTatgtacgtatatatatatggctaGAGTCATAGTCACTGGTACATTATGTACCACCAGTTTCATTATGTGGAAACGTGGTTTCTTTTAGGACTTTCCCCACTTGCTCATTTGCAGAATATTTTTAGTGGAAGTAGTCTTTAAAATTAGCATTTTCTTTAGCAACAATTACATTGTATGATTAGCACTGTGTATCGAATTTCGCTTCTTTTATGGCACATACCGAAATCCATCTGTAccaggttacgccgtaggttacgtaacctacgccgtaggctctgcgccgatttgactcgccgaccaagggcaaacatcatttgcagactcgtctcagattgtgacccagggagcaaccttttttttgtgggaattagagagaaataatcctgtgactcgtcagatttgttttggatgtttctgatataatagttttcagaaaccacaaagctgttatcttggtaatttacacactttcagataaagctgaagtgaagatggcggagctgttttatggttccgcgttaaatcgacgcagagcctacggcgtagggtacgcggcgacgcgcgccgtacgccgtaccctacgccgtaggctctgcgtcgatttaacgcataCCCATAAGCTCCGGAGcgggcaggcagaaatctctaaattttcggagcaaatttcttaacaggcatagctacaactgttagatttcatctattaaaccaacatcttcatttttcatttcatttgcaccacgttcctctttttgtacctcgttttgagtttttgaatttgaatcgtttctgtacaagccgttttccttaactgagacgcattaggccgttgcagtgcgtttggcccttgtcggccaccgtactacGGCACCGTACctaatgcttaatcaatcacaaagatatgcaaatattattcaaaggccaatgatgcaatatatttattcaaacaaggccattataaacacaataccataattaaatacagacacacaggcagatgcaccaaaacatgcataaaatcaaatgcaaaatacaaatagtttacaaaactgtacattgacaagaggaagaactgctgatcacaagattctgtcacctgggtgtgcaacggcatctcaacTATCCCAGTCCGAGACATGGCGAGGCCgggacaagaccaagaccacaaaaaagtggtctcgagaactacaagtctgCAACCAGGTATCTGTGTCCAAGCATCATCCACACCGTCAGAGCTTTCTACTGCTGGGGACACCACCAGCCAGGAACGGGCTT harbors:
- the LOC133423609 gene encoding TLC domain-containing protein 4-B-like, which codes for MEPFSQLIFAISVTSFLTFQWLFHRVSPWMSTRISSGFLGLSDKQKVEWNSRTVSTFHALLVGIFCLYILLFDDAVNEDPVWGDPTLVKTNVAITTGYLISDLLLIFYYWKAIGDKFFVVHHLAALYAYYYVLGQGTLPYFANFRLLAEFSTPCVNQRWFFEVLGYPKACRPNMANGVAMAVVFFVVRIAVMPVYYSRMYAVCGTDAFYLLPWGGRVAWICSSICLDVMNIMWMHKIARGCYRVLQTARRSKAGTPHENGKMD